One segment of Thermoplasmata archaeon DNA contains the following:
- a CDS encoding 30S ribosomal protein S3ae, translating to MPEKKSRAAARKIKDKWKAKVWYNLLAPDMFNKQLLGETPTDTPDKLVGRITEVTVQDLTGDFSKMHIKLLFRVNQVQGQDALTQFVGHDMTSDYIRRLTRRKRTRTDLTVDVATKDNWHIRVKPMAITDRRIQSSKQRVIRAIMARTISDTAAKQSVGEFVKGIISGDLAKAIALGCKPIHPVSRVEVRKSEVTTMGAVPTEPITPPAAEEKPTEAPVEPPAPEAPAPAPAEPKPQEPTPEELPPEEIPPDRPGGL from the coding sequence ATGCCGGAGAAGAAGTCCCGCGCCGCGGCACGCAAGATCAAGGACAAGTGGAAGGCGAAGGTCTGGTACAACCTGCTCGCCCCCGACATGTTCAACAAGCAGCTCCTCGGCGAGACGCCCACGGACACGCCGGACAAGCTCGTCGGCCGCATCACGGAGGTCACGGTCCAGGACCTCACGGGGGACTTCAGCAAGATGCACATCAAACTCCTGTTCCGCGTGAACCAGGTCCAGGGGCAGGACGCACTCACCCAGTTCGTCGGGCATGACATGACGTCGGACTACATCCGCCGCCTCACGCGCCGGAAGCGCACGCGGACGGACCTCACGGTCGACGTGGCCACGAAGGACAACTGGCACATCCGCGTGAAGCCCATGGCGATCACGGACCGCCGCATCCAGTCGTCCAAGCAGCGCGTGATCCGCGCCATCATGGCCAGGACGATTTCGGACACGGCCGCGAAGCAGAGCGTGGGCGAGTTCGTCAAGGGAATCATCTCCGGGGATCTCGCCAAGGCAATCGCCCTGGGCTGCAAGCCCATCCACCCTGTGTCGCGCGTCGAGGTGCGCAAGTCCGAGGTCACGACCATGGGCGCGGTCCCCACGGAGCCCATCACGCCTCCCGCCGCGGAGGAGAAGCCAACGGAGGCGCCCGTGGAGCCGCCCGCCCCGGAAGCGCCGGCTCCCGCGCCCGCGGAGCCGAAGCCCCAGGAACCCACTCCGGAGGAACTCCCACCCGAGGAGATTCCGCCCGACCGACCCGGCGGGCTCTGA
- a CDS encoding NosD domain-containing protein, translated as MLASLAIPGGAADAARSGASTRGLTGHAPIDIEGNAGFNATNGVMSGTGSATDPYVISGWSIATAGSMGVQIRNTVAHAVLRDLQVTGATVAALYFYNVANVTLANVTASLNPGDGFRFESSRDVAVGGSDATENANGLVLLNTVRAVVRGTNFTANTGDGVLLTGSPNATLQGNRVAYNGFGGGHGIELSFTTGDAIRGNAFTGNGVFLDGDALGYFDSHAITSDNLVGGLPILYEKGQNGLGLSGMQVGQVLLAGCLHTHLSNLTATGADVGIQVAFGNNVTVGPGVTVSDTAVGVQVLQSPGFRLLGSALLDTATGVLVLSSGNAAILNTKISAPFATSGPYDGVVIRNSGLANVSGNLIRHHRNAIAVSNSGNATLMDNVAQFSVVGLNVSSSAHLRAAGNLIVQDSAGIRLQNVTNSTFSGNAVLGILGTGANVSGSSSLRFVHNTFGGARTNAYDAWGPSDRWNASYPTGGNFWADYHGVDQCHGSLQNDCTGGDGIGDTPYPFAVNAEDRYPLMVPPVNASLPPEAILVVAPLEGTVLTPFEATANLSSDFKDSLASLQVRWSWDDGLSWTPWSTAKFVSHRFATVGAHTVDLEVRNRAGLTDNATERVILVPKPDTVPPAILFSPPASANVYMPIPLVANLSDLSGIANATVLFQGVDGGPFLPLSMRIESGGENFTATVPAQSHAGTVAVVLFANDTWANEARAPLVGASTIRIVDTQTPILIGFALAASLIAAVAVVFFLLRRKRKRPAVPPAAPAEPARPPEKP; from the coding sequence GTGCTCGCCTCCCTCGCGATCCCGGGGGGCGCGGCCGACGCGGCGCGCTCCGGCGCCTCGACGCGCGGGCTCACGGGCCACGCGCCGATCGACATCGAGGGCAACGCGGGGTTCAACGCCACGAACGGCGTCATGTCAGGGACCGGGAGCGCGACCGACCCCTACGTGATCTCGGGATGGTCGATTGCGACCGCGGGATCCATGGGCGTCCAGATTCGGAACACGGTCGCCCATGCGGTCCTGCGCGATCTCCAGGTGACGGGCGCCACCGTGGCGGCACTCTACTTCTACAACGTGGCGAACGTGACCCTGGCGAACGTGACCGCGAGCCTGAACCCGGGCGACGGGTTTCGTTTCGAATCGAGCCGCGACGTCGCGGTCGGGGGGAGCGACGCAACGGAGAACGCGAACGGCCTCGTCCTCCTGAACACGGTTCGGGCCGTGGTTCGAGGCACGAACTTCACCGCGAACACGGGCGATGGGGTCCTCCTCACCGGGTCGCCGAACGCCACCTTGCAGGGCAACCGGGTCGCCTACAACGGGTTCGGCGGCGGTCACGGCATTGAGCTCTCCTTCACCACGGGTGATGCGATTCGGGGGAACGCGTTCACGGGGAATGGTGTCTTCCTCGACGGCGATGCGCTCGGCTACTTCGACTCCCATGCGATCACGTCGGACAACCTGGTCGGCGGGCTCCCGATCCTCTACGAGAAGGGCCAGAACGGACTCGGACTTTCGGGGATGCAGGTGGGGCAGGTCCTGCTGGCCGGGTGCCTCCACACGCACCTGTCCAACCTGACCGCGACGGGAGCCGACGTGGGCATCCAGGTCGCGTTCGGCAACAACGTGACGGTAGGGCCCGGCGTGACCGTATCCGATACCGCGGTCGGCGTCCAGGTGCTGCAATCTCCGGGGTTCCGGCTCCTGGGGAGCGCCCTTCTCGATACCGCTACGGGGGTCCTGGTGCTGTCCTCAGGTAACGCCGCGATCCTCAACACGAAGATTTCCGCGCCGTTCGCGACCTCGGGACCCTACGACGGCGTCGTGATCCGGAACTCGGGCCTCGCAAACGTCTCGGGCAACCTGATCCGTCACCACCGGAACGCGATTGCAGTCTCGAATTCGGGCAACGCCACCCTGATGGACAACGTGGCCCAGTTCAGCGTGGTCGGGTTGAACGTGTCGTCGTCCGCCCACCTTCGCGCGGCCGGGAACCTGATCGTCCAAGACTCCGCGGGGATCCGGCTCCAGAACGTGACCAACTCGACCTTCTCCGGGAACGCGGTCCTCGGGATCCTGGGCACGGGCGCGAACGTCTCCGGCTCCTCGAGCCTCAGGTTCGTCCACAACACCTTCGGCGGCGCCCGCACCAACGCGTACGACGCCTGGGGTCCGAGCGACCGTTGGAACGCGAGCTATCCCACGGGCGGCAACTTCTGGGCCGACTACCACGGCGTCGACCAGTGCCACGGCTCCCTGCAGAACGATTGCACGGGCGGCGACGGGATCGGCGACACGCCCTACCCGTTCGCCGTGAACGCGGAGGACCGGTATCCTCTCATGGTGCCTCCCGTGAACGCGAGCCTGCCCCCGGAGGCGATCCTCGTGGTCGCGCCGCTCGAGGGTACCGTGCTTACACCGTTCGAGGCCACGGCGAACCTGTCTTCCGACTTCAAGGATTCCCTCGCGTCCCTTCAGGTGCGGTGGTCCTGGGACGACGGGCTGTCGTGGACCCCGTGGTCGACCGCAAAGTTCGTCTCCCACCGATTCGCCACCGTGGGCGCCCACACGGTCGACCTCGAGGTGCGGAACCGCGCCGGCCTCACGGACAACGCGACGGAGCGAGTGATCCTGGTCCCGAAGCCGGACACGGTGCCGCCGGCGATCCTGTTTTCGCCTCCCGCGAGCGCGAACGTGTACATGCCCATCCCGCTCGTCGCGAATCTCTCGGATCTCAGCGGCATTGCGAACGCCACGGTGCTCTTCCAGGGTGTGGACGGCGGACCGTTCCTTCCCCTGTCGATGCGGATCGAGAGCGGCGGCGAGAACTTCACGGCGACGGTCCCCGCGCAGTCCCACGCGGGCACGGTTGCCGTCGTCCTCTTTGCGAACGACACGTGGGCCAACGAAGCCCGCGCACCGCTCGTGGGTGCGTCGACAATCCGGATCGTGGACACGCAGACCCCGATTCTCATCGGGTTCGCCCTAGCCGCCTCCCTGATCGCCGCGGTCGCGGTCGTGTTCTTCCTTCTCCGGAGGAAGCGCAAGCGGCCGGCGGTCCCGCCCGCGGCTCCCGCCGAACCCGCGCGCCCACCCGAGAAGCCTTAA